From one Ctenopharyngodon idella isolate HZGC_01 chromosome 15, HZGC01, whole genome shotgun sequence genomic stretch:
- the LOC127495145 gene encoding uncharacterized protein LOC127495145, protein MSTYAVDEPTGRVRRKTALPARYEDYDLTGFALPTLYPEPMSPHTQIPSNLSEGEDQEEGAMAFSLPPIPGDEPHSSEEWSDTDPGRSENAILQQRNRNLRHANENMRHTVQMMQQERDALQQTNEQFAQELSQLKRQMQQLQIQVDQQQPQPHPSAIPARQPHPCKPIPAPRHVKHVQSAERSFRPVPAPRFRRDSSSQEQSPALVAAPRDKMYSPYDIPSAQPPSWGAPKEECYHHDRDYYPSYQREYETSSPYDSGWRHKMPHSSPSQVPQFEPESMYRGPTPTIPDFVHPNPREFSRLKIALENTLPASATERYKFQILTDHLKLEEALLIADSYSHSQYPFTRTMAALDQQYGQPHQLALQRIAELMDGPNISSGDIKAFRLFALKVRSLVGMLGQLGKKGTFELQCGSHVSRLLGKLPHDLRSSFRRFAHPHRVPIPTLLDLSEWLEYEIQVQEDTSRFVTSQRRGPTARTREVIKDHKSFNKNANILLNTEKALLDTSTSAPTVKTVPKPYCPYCEQNKHSLNNCSNFKQLTTDQKRNWVKENNRCWRCGRSHQATECSLKMRCKQCNGRHLLVIHDITVKSAKSSQTVPIEPASTPATNSCLLNTMNEILLIRKPPASRKVLLKISKVILRNGKHHMTAYAIQDDGSERTILLHSAAQQLGLKGKPEDLPLRTVRQELQVLSGAAVSFSISPLSQPKKVFHIKGAFTAQQLSLAEHTHPVKALREKYQHLRGLPLRHLETVRPVLLIGSDYPHLITPVEPVRLGPPGGPAAVKTRLGWTLQGPVQHLQWETNEQHCFFTSTSSPETDLFKHVERLWQMDALPWRNEKTSTRSKQDREAIELLDAKTVRVEVDGVKRYATPLLRVKNMPQLKAPKEAVISQLRATERRLVKNPEQAVAYSAEIHKLDQAGYAVKLDQHAEQDSAYSWYIPHHIVHHNGKNRVVFNCSFNYQGQNLNELLLPGPVLGPSLLAVLLRFREHSIAVSSDIRGMFHQVRLLPEDRPLLRFLWRDLKVQEQPNVFEWQVLPFGTTCSPCCAVYALQKHVLDHSRPEEDVRHSVLKSFYVDNCLQSFTTTEEAKSFVDKLRTLLADGGFELRQWSSNQPSTIKHLPSELKSASAELWISHGKTDTQESALGLLWNHQTDTISYRYRPTESTEITMRNIYRTLASQYDPLGYLIPYTTRAKLIVQRLWDKKRDWDDPNLPPDLLQTWTEWEAELPSLSHIAFPRSYTGPAKDKETSQQDIHIFCDASERAYGSVAYLRTEDQQGDVEVSFLTARSKVAPKKQQSIPRLELCAALTGAQLAKVVSSELTLPIHHITLWTDSTTVLTWLKSESCRFKVFVGTRVAEIQDLTDQHTWRFVPSSSNPADDITRGRTLNELGPDSHWYQGPSFLKGSPSSWPETPPPVEVNGDELRKTGLCTLACFTTSTSVLNPDRHKTFQELIESKASHGAAACSLTASAYRDAEVTLLQQSQQESFPLDLEQLRAGKILSHNSRLKALAPELDSETQLIRVGGRLRHSPYLEQDTVHPIVLDPKHPITQLIIQIYDAKLHHPGYERVFAELRRKYWILRGREAVKRFQRSCVECQKWRKNPEIPRMADLPPARLRLFRPAFYSTGMDCFGPYTVKVGRRTEKKWGIIFKCLTTRAVYIDVLHNLDADSFLMALRRFTARRGTPFELISDQGTNFKGGERELREAFAALAPELQAHLARQQIEFRFNPPNAPHFGGCWEREIRSLKQALTATIGAQSVTFEVLQTVLVEIEGILNSKPLGYTSSDIADLDPITPNSLLMGRPDSTLPPVVYPESELISRRRWRHSQVLADHFWRHFLRFYLPGLQTRQKWQGDISDIQVGTTVMIVDPQLPRALWPVGRVSEVFPGADGRVRTANIKVGEKTYTRPIARIVQLPSISE, encoded by the coding sequence ATGTCAACATATGCAGTAGATGAGCCAACTGGGCGCGTCAGAAGGAAGACTGCCCTTCCCGCCCGATATGAGGATTATGATCTCACTGGCTTTGCCCTGCCTACGTTGTATCCAGAACCCATGTCACCACACACTCAGATACCCTCCAACCTGTCAGAAGGTGAAGACCAAGAGGAGGGTGCAATGGCATTCAGTCTTCCGCCGATTCCAGGTGATGAGCCTCACAGTTCAGAAGAGTGGTCCGACACAGACCCAGGCAGGTCTGAGAATGCCATACTTCAGCAACGAAACAGGAATCTCCGCCATGCAAATGAAAACATGCGTCACACTGTACAGATGATGCAACAGGAAAGAGATGCATTGCAGCAGACAAATGAGCAGTTTGCTCAAGAGCTCTCACAGCTTAAGCGTCAAATGCAGCAGCTACAAATTCAGGTTGATCAACAACAACCTCAGCCCCATCCATCTGCTATTCCTGCCCGTCAACCTCATCCTTGCAAACCTATTCCGGCACCACGCCATGTTAAGCACGTGCAGTCTGCGGAGAGAAGCTTCAGGCCAGTACCAGCACCGCGCTTCAGGCGAGACAGTTCAAGTCAAGAACAATCCCCAGCTTTGGTGGCTGCTCCCAGAGACAAAATGTACTCCCCCTATGACATTCCAAGTGCCCAGCCACCCAGTTGGGGGGCCCCAAAGGAAGAATGCTACCACCATGACCGTGATTATTATCCCTCATACCAGCGGGAGTATGAAACCTCCTCACCTTATGATTCTGGCTGGCGCCACAAAATGCCCCATAGTTCACCAAGTCAAGTGCCTCAGTTTGAGCCAGAGTCAATGTACAGAGGCCCTACTCCCACCATACCAGACTTTGTACATCCAAACCCGAGAGAGTTTTCACGGTTGAAGATCGCCTTAGAGAACACACTCCCTGCTAGTGCCACGGAGAGGTATAAATTTCAGATTCTTACAGACCATCTCAAGCTAGAAGAAGCGTTACTCATCGCTGATTCGTACAGCCATTCTCAATACCCCTTCACAAGAACGATGGCTGCGCTGGACCAGCAGTATGGTCAGCCACACCAGCTTGCATTACAACGAATAGCAGAACTTATGGATGGCCCAAATATCAGCAGCGGGGACATAAAAGCATTCAGACTGTTTGCACTTAAAGTTCGGTCGCTCGTTGGCATGCTGGGGCAGCTCGGAAAGAAGGGCACCTTTGAACTGCAGTGTGGCTCCCATGTCTCCAGATTATTGGGGAAATTACCACATGATCTTAGGTCAAGTTTTCGCCGGTTTGCACATCCACACCGTGTTCCAATTCCAACACTTCTGGATCTTTCTGAATGGTTGGAGTATGAAATCCAAGTACAGGAGGACACGTCAAGATTTGTTACCAGCCAACGTAGAGGGCCCACTGCACGGACCAGAGAGGTAATCAAAGACCACAAGTCCTTTAACAAGAATGCAAACATTCTGCTGAACACTGAGAAAGCCCTGCTTGACACGAGTACCTCAGCTCCTACTGTGAAAACTGTGCCAAAACCCTACTGCCCCTACTGCGAACAAAATAAGCACTCTTTGAATAACTGCTCAAATTTCAAGCAACTCACTACAGATCAGAAGCGTAACTGGGTCAAGGAGAACAATCGGTGTTGGCGCTGTGGCAGGAGCCATCAAGCAACGGAATGCAGTCTGAAAATGCGCTGTAAGCAGTGTAACGGTCGACATCTGCTAGTTATTCACGACATTACAGTGAAAAGTGCTAAGAGCTCACAGACTGTGCCAATTGAACCTGCTTCCACTCCTGCAACCAACTCCTGTCTTCTTAATACAATGAACGAGATTCTTCTCATTCGTAAGCCTCCTGCCAGCCGAAAAGTCCTGCTGAAGATAAGTAAAGTAATACTCAGGAATGGAAAACACCACATGACTGCCTATGCTATCCAAGATGACGGGTCAGAAAGAACCATCCTTCTTCACAGTGCTGCTCAACAGCTTGGCCTCAAAGGTAAACCAGAAGACCTACCGCTCCGCACAGTCAGACAGGAGCTCCAAGTCCTCAGTGGTGCAGCGGTGTCATTCTCTATCTCTCCTCTGTCACAGCCCAAGAAGGTGTTTCACATTAAAGGTGCATTTACAGCCCAGCAGCTAAGCCTGGCTGAACATACACATCCAGTCAAAGCTTTAAGGGAGAAATATCAACACCTGAGGGGTCTTCCACTACGACACCTAGAGACTGTGCGTCCTGTGCTCCTCATCGGTTCAGACTACCCCCATCTGATTACTCCAGTGGAACCGGTCCGCCTTGGACCTCCAGGAGGGCCGGCTGCTGTTAAGACGCGGCTTGGATGGACATTGCAGGGGCCTGTGCAGCATCTCCAGTGGGAAACCAACGAACAACACTGTTTCTTTACCTCAACTTCATCTCCTGAGACAGATCTCTTTAAGCATGTTGAAAGACTGTGGCAGATGGATGCGCTACCCTGGCGCAATGAGAAGACCAGCACCAGATCCAAACAAGACCGTGAGGCAATCGAGCTCCTTGATGCCAAGACGGTCAGGGTTGAAGTAGATGGGGTAAAGAGATATGCCACTCCTCTGTTGCGGGTCAAAAATATGCCACAGCTGAAAGCTCCCAAAGAGGCAGTGATCTCACAGCTGAGAGCTACAGAGAGGCGACTGGTTAAAAATCCAGAACAAGCAGTTGCTTACTCAGCAGAAATCCACAAACTGGACCAAGCAGGCTATGCTGTTAAGCTGGATCAGCATGCTGAACAGGACTCTGCTTACTCATGGTATATCCCACACCATATTGTCCACCACAATGGGAAAAACAGAGTAGTTTTTAATTGCTCCTTCAATTATCAGGGCCAAAACCTCAACGAGCTGTTGCTCCCAGGGCCAGTACTGGGACCGTCTCTACTAGCTGTTCTGCTCCGATTCCGGGAACACTCCATTGCAGTCAGCAGTGACATACGTGGGATGTTCCACCAGGTCAGGTTGCTCCCAGAGGACAGACCACTGCTGCGTTTTCTCTGGCGAGATCTCAAGGTACAGGAACAACCTAATGTTTTTGAGTGGCAGGTCCTTCCCTTTGGGACCACCTGCAGTCCCTGTTGTGCAGTGTACGCCCTTCAAAAGCATGTCCTTGATCACAGCAGACCTGAAGAAGATGTCAGGCATTCAGTCTTGAAGTCCTTTTATGTCGACAATTGCCTGCAAAGCTTCACTACGACGGAAGAAGCTAAAAGCTTCGTCGACAAACTCAGGACCTTACTGGCAGATGGTGGTTTCGAATTGAGACAGTGGTCTAGTAATCAGCCATCAACCATAAAACACCTGCCCTCAGAGTTGAAATCGGCCAGTGCCGAGCTCTGGATTTCTCATGGCAAGACAGATACACAAGAATCTGCTCTGGGACTGCTTTGGAACCATCAAACAGACACCATTTCCTATAGGTATCGTCCCACAGAGAGTACTGAGATCACTATGCGTAACATCTACAGAACACTGGCCAGTCAATATGATCCCCTGGGCTACCTCATTCCATACACCACCAGGGCAAAACTCATAGTCCAACGCTTGTGGGACAAAAAAAGGGACTGGGATGATCCAAACCTTCCCCCTGATCTATTGCAAACTTGGACAGAGTGGGAGGCAGAGTTACCATCTCTTTCGCACATTGCCTTCCCAAGATCCTACACTGGTCCGGCTAAAGACAAAGAAACAAGTCAGCAAGACATCCACATCTTTTGTGATGCCTCTGAACGGGCATATGGTTCAGTTGCTTATTTAAGGACAGAAGACCAGCAGGGGGATGTGGAGGTCTCTTTCCTTACAGCCAGATCAAAAGTAGCGCCCAAAAAACAGCAGTCCATACCCCGCCTAGAACTCTGCGCTGCGCTAACTGGTGCTCAACTGGCCAAAGTTGTAAGTTCTGAGTTAACCTTGCCCATTCATCACATCACTTTGTGGACTGACTCAACCACCGTCCTTACCTGGCTCAAGTCTGAGTCTTGTAGATTTAAGGTCTTTGTCGGCACCCGAGTGGCAGAGATCCAAGATCTCACGGATCAGCACACATGGAGATTTGTGCCATCCTCCAGTAACCCGGCTGATGACATTACGCGGGGACGAACATTGAATGAGCTTGGTCCAGACAGCCACTGGTATCAGGGACCATCATTCTTAAAAGGCTCTCCCAGTTCGTGGCCTGAAACACCACCTCCTGTGGAGGTAAATGGAGATGAGCTGCGCAAAACAGGTTTGTGCACACTTGCATGCTTCACGACCAGCACATCAGTCCTTAACCCTGATCGTCATAAGACTTTCCAAGAGTTGATAGAGTCCAAGGCTTCTCACGGGGCGGCCGCCTGCAGCCTGACAGCTAGTGCCTACAGAGATGCTGAAGTCACTCTTCTACAACAATCCCAACAAGAGTCTTTCCCCTTAGACCTTGAACAGTTAAGGGCTGGTAAAATTCTCTCTCATAACAGTCGCTTAAAAGCTTTGGCACCTGAACTTGACAGTGAGACCCAGCTAATTCGAGTTGGAGGTCGCCTACGTCACAGTCCCTACCTTGAGCAAGACACTGTACACCCCATCGTTCTTGATCCAAAGCACCCAATCACACAGCTCATCATACAAATTTATGATGCCAAACTCCACCACCCAGGATATGAGAGAGTATTTGCTGAACTTCGACGCAAGTACTGGATTCTCCGCGGTAGGGAAGCTGTTAAGCGGTTTCAACGGAGCTGTGTAGAGTGCCAGAAATGGAGGAAGAATCCAGAGATCCCCAGAATGGCAGACCTACCTCCAGCCAGACTACGCTTATTCCGACCTGCATTCTATTCTACAGGTATGGACTGTTTCGGCCCTTATACTGTCAAGGTTGGTAGGAGGACTGAGAAGAAATGGGGTATCATTTTTAAGTGCTTAACCACTCGAGCAGTGTACATTGATGTTCTACATAACCTTGATGCTGACTCTTTCCTCATGGCCCTCCGACGCTTCACTGCCAGGCGCGGAACCCCCTTTGAACTCATATCAGATCAGGGTACCAATTTTAAGGGAGGAGAAAGGGAACTCAGAGAAGCCTTTGCAGCCCTTGCCCCTGAACTTCAGGCACATCTAGCCAGACAACAGATTGAATTCCGTTTCAACCCCCCAAATGCTCCTCACTTCGGAGGTTGCTGGGAGCGAGAAATACGTTCTCTAAAGCAAGCACTGACCGCCACCATCGGAGCTCAGTCAGTAACCTTTGAAGTGCTACAAACGGTGTTAGTGGAGATTGAGGGAATTCTAAACTCAAAACCCTTGGGTTATACTTCCTCTGACATTGCGGACCTAGACCCCATCACTCCAAACTCTCTCTTGATGGGGCGGCCAGATTCCACTCTACCTCCAGTGGTATACCCAGAGTCTGAGCTTATAAGCAGGCGGCGATGGCGCCACAGCCAAGTTCTTGCAGACCACTTCTGGAGACACTTCCTGAGGTTTTACCTTCCTGGTCTGCAAACCCGTCAGAAGTGGCAAGGGGACATATCTGACATTCAAGTTGGCACCACAGTGATGATCGTCGACCCACAGTTGCCTCGAGCACTTTGGCCAGTGGGACGAGTGTCAGAAGTCTTCCCTGGGGCTGACGGCAGAGTGAGGACAGCTAATATTAAGGTGGGCGAAAAGACATACACACGCCCAATAGCACGTATTGTACAATTGCCTAGCATTTCTGAGTAA